A single region of the Salvia miltiorrhiza cultivar Shanhuang (shh) chromosome 8, IMPLAD_Smil_shh, whole genome shotgun sequence genome encodes:
- the LOC130999441 gene encoding uncharacterized protein LOC130999441 isoform X2, giving the protein MRFQDGFQAREALKTHAIENGQQIHFSRTCKEMMEANCTPPCKWRCYGSVVEANGAFLIKTMGEQHSCSRVMRNTQVTYDWIAKTYLNIFRVRPELKVKELKADLLSRYKCHVSNWKLYAAKQKAIEELRGSVEAHYAKLRSYVLELLRVDMEGRFVLDLDDGAIFRGIYTGFSALKKGFLMGCRRVIGLDGAFLKTYLGGVLLVDVGKDGNNQMFPIAWAVVEVENESCWKWFLSILIEDLGLSTGLGYTFISDQQKLQSWLHMQSTEIVQGIFIAIGRRSIKEPL; this is encoded by the exons ATGAGATTTCAGGATGGTTTCCAAGCAAGAGAAGCATTGAAAACTCATGCAATTGAGAATGGGCAGCAAATTCATTTCTCAAGGACTTGCAAAGAAATGATGGAGGCCAACTGCACTCCACCTTGCAAGTGGAGATGCTATGGCAGCGTAGTGGAAGCAAATGGTGCATTTCTGATTAAGACTATGGGTGAACAACATTCATGCTCTAGGGTTATGAGAAACACTCAGGTCACATATGATTGGATAGCAAAGACATATTTGAATATCTTTAGAGTTAGGCCTGAACTTAAAGTTAAAGAGTTAAAAGCTGATCTATTGAGCAGATATAAATGTCATGTGAGTAATTGGAAGTTGTATGCAGCAAAACAAAAGGCTATTGAGGAGCTGAGAGGTTCTGTAGAGGCACATTATGCTAAGCTGAGGAGTTATGTGCTTGAGTTGCTTAGGGTGGATATGGAAGGGAGATTTGTATTGGATCTAGATGATGGTGCTATCTTTAGAGGTATATATACAGGTTTTAGTGCTCTCAAGAAGGGATTCTTGATGGGATGTAGAAGAGTGATTGGGCTAGATGGTGCATTTTTGAAAACCTATTTAGGAGGGGTGTTATTGGTTGATGTGGGAAAAGATGGAAACAATCAAATGTTTCCAATTGCATGGGCGGTTGTTGAAGTAGAAAATGAGTCATGTTGGAAGTGGTTTCTCTCAATACTGATTGAAGATTTGGGATTGTCAACTGGTCTTGGATATACA TTCATCAGTGATCAACAAAAG TTGCAGAGTTGGCTCCACATGCAGAGCACAGAAATTGTGCAAGGCATATTTATTGCAATTGGAAGAAGGAGCATAAAGGAGCCACTTTGA
- the LOC130999441 gene encoding uncharacterized protein LOC130999441 isoform X3: MRFQDGFQAREALKTHAIENGQQIHFSRTCKEMMEANCTPPCKWRCYGSVVEANGAFLIKTMGEQHSCSRVMRNTQVTYDWIAKTYLNIFRVRPELKVKELKADLLSRYKCHVSNWKLYAAKQKAIEELRGSVEAHYAKLRSYVLELLRVDMEGRFVLDLDDGAIFRGIYTGFSALKKGFLMGCRRVIGLDGAFLKTYLGGVLLVDVGKDGNNQMFPIAWAVVEVENESCWKWFLSILIEDLGLSTGLGYTFISDQQKSWLHMQSTEIVQGIFIAIGRRSIKEPL, translated from the exons ATGAGATTTCAGGATGGTTTCCAAGCAAGAGAAGCATTGAAAACTCATGCAATTGAGAATGGGCAGCAAATTCATTTCTCAAGGACTTGCAAAGAAATGATGGAGGCCAACTGCACTCCACCTTGCAAGTGGAGATGCTATGGCAGCGTAGTGGAAGCAAATGGTGCATTTCTGATTAAGACTATGGGTGAACAACATTCATGCTCTAGGGTTATGAGAAACACTCAGGTCACATATGATTGGATAGCAAAGACATATTTGAATATCTTTAGAGTTAGGCCTGAACTTAAAGTTAAAGAGTTAAAAGCTGATCTATTGAGCAGATATAAATGTCATGTGAGTAATTGGAAGTTGTATGCAGCAAAACAAAAGGCTATTGAGGAGCTGAGAGGTTCTGTAGAGGCACATTATGCTAAGCTGAGGAGTTATGTGCTTGAGTTGCTTAGGGTGGATATGGAAGGGAGATTTGTATTGGATCTAGATGATGGTGCTATCTTTAGAGGTATATATACAGGTTTTAGTGCTCTCAAGAAGGGATTCTTGATGGGATGTAGAAGAGTGATTGGGCTAGATGGTGCATTTTTGAAAACCTATTTAGGAGGGGTGTTATTGGTTGATGTGGGAAAAGATGGAAACAATCAAATGTTTCCAATTGCATGGGCGGTTGTTGAAGTAGAAAATGAGTCATGTTGGAAGTGGTTTCTCTCAATACTGATTGAAGATTTGGGATTGTCAACTGGTCTTGGATATACA TTCATCAGTGATCAACAAAAG AGTTGGCTCCACATGCAGAGCACAGAAATTGTGCAAGGCATATTTATTGCAATTGGAAGAAGGAGCATAAAGGAGCCACTTTGA
- the LOC130999441 gene encoding uncharacterized protein LOC130999441 isoform X1, with translation MRFQDGFQAREALKTHAIENGQQIHFSRTCKEMMEANCTPPCKWRCYGSVVEANGAFLIKTMGEQHSCSRVMRNTQVTYDWIAKTYLNIFRVRPELKVKELKADLLSRYKCHVSNWKLYAAKQKAIEELRGSVEAHYAKLRSYVLELLRVDMEGRFVLDLDDGAIFRGIYTGFSALKKGFLMGCRRVIGLDGAFLKTYLGGVLLVDVGKDGNNQMFPIAWAVVEVENESCWKWFLSILIEDLGLSTGLGYTFISDQQKDLLMQLQSWLHMQSTEIVQGIFIAIGRRSIKEPL, from the exons ATGAGATTTCAGGATGGTTTCCAAGCAAGAGAAGCATTGAAAACTCATGCAATTGAGAATGGGCAGCAAATTCATTTCTCAAGGACTTGCAAAGAAATGATGGAGGCCAACTGCACTCCACCTTGCAAGTGGAGATGCTATGGCAGCGTAGTGGAAGCAAATGGTGCATTTCTGATTAAGACTATGGGTGAACAACATTCATGCTCTAGGGTTATGAGAAACACTCAGGTCACATATGATTGGATAGCAAAGACATATTTGAATATCTTTAGAGTTAGGCCTGAACTTAAAGTTAAAGAGTTAAAAGCTGATCTATTGAGCAGATATAAATGTCATGTGAGTAATTGGAAGTTGTATGCAGCAAAACAAAAGGCTATTGAGGAGCTGAGAGGTTCTGTAGAGGCACATTATGCTAAGCTGAGGAGTTATGTGCTTGAGTTGCTTAGGGTGGATATGGAAGGGAGATTTGTATTGGATCTAGATGATGGTGCTATCTTTAGAGGTATATATACAGGTTTTAGTGCTCTCAAGAAGGGATTCTTGATGGGATGTAGAAGAGTGATTGGGCTAGATGGTGCATTTTTGAAAACCTATTTAGGAGGGGTGTTATTGGTTGATGTGGGAAAAGATGGAAACAATCAAATGTTTCCAATTGCATGGGCGGTTGTTGAAGTAGAAAATGAGTCATGTTGGAAGTGGTTTCTCTCAATACTGATTGAAGATTTGGGATTGTCAACTGGTCTTGGATATACA TTCATCAGTGATCAACAAAAG GACTTATTAATGCAGTTGCAGAGTTGGCTCCACATGCAGAGCACAGAAATTGTGCAAGGCATATTTATTGCAATTGGAAGAAGGAGCATAAAGGAGCCACTTTGA